The following proteins come from a genomic window of Terribacillus aidingensis:
- a CDS encoding ATP-binding protein, producing the protein MHTPIFTSNRSPEKWTDVVGNHGMMTAILDRLKNQQKIFKD; encoded by the coding sequence GTGCATACACCAATTTTCACTTCTAATCGAAGCCCTGAGAAGTGGACTGACGTTGTCGGCAACCATGGAATGATGACGGCGATATTAGACCGACTAAAGAACCAGCAAAAGATTTTTAAGGACTAA
- a CDS encoding HsdR family type I site-specific deoxyribonuclease, with protein MSNGRKNAAEKAFQDKFAAKLQQYKWKAPDFLNGNKQKVTVQDLVNHWRGELNRMNADALESVPLTDNEFAQVMAKVSQIDNSYEAAKILAMEQSTGKIDGIYRDAHPDVTREQITLTILKKAQVRGGDSSYNIAREVETPNGNRFDIVLLINGLPLINIEQKRTDKSLEEAFNQFKRYYADGEYVNNFMAFSQMMVMTSEVATRYFATPKSIQAFNPSFVFHWANKHNQPINHWEDVIGHFLMIPMAHQMVGDYLVIDEAREAENCKHMLLRSYQVHALQAVEGAALGWDNEDKIPHGGFVWHTTGSGKTITSFKTALFLSTRAGFDNVVFLVDRKELDSRTSDNFKAYAQYESVTVDDTAHTFQLRKLLSSPSTGIVVTTTFKLNNLVKDLIEAKDESLANNKIVFIIDEAHRTTMGDMMVTIKNYFRKNGLFYGFTGTPLFDENKIKGMINEKSELIDTTEKLFGPLLHQYTIDEAIADKNVLGFHVDYINTGEFESYDTLREQIVEYKLAEQPDTPKRKLERQVYELSELEVEKEAKKRKLLFYHDETHIPRVVEEILNNWEDQSRHKVFNAILTVAFKHRVIAYYEEFKKQLAERDDIAINVAMTFSFGTDADKEPTDPELIKTMFKDYAAFTGIEYAYGDKRRGDDAYYEDVVERATRGGSGRNPKNIDLVIVADQLLTGYDSKFINALYVDRSLALQGLIQAYSRTNRIYGKEKEFGTIVNFQYPRITEEAVNDALILYGSGGKSSKAIVEPYPVAVDEFVKYSQEVIQILQDPTAWQALEKDEEAKEIFVKAFKKANGQLNTIQQYYEFAWVDEAFGITEHEWMRYVGAYRNVTRDDNPDDDPEELPVLPLGEAKLAGTQKIDAYYIIQLIGDKATSTNGKQTVDAETLRIIYQHIEELSNMGDFDQAELLKQFVEEELEPGNVASDVNFDEAYEEWKRNKLKGEIYKVSREWGLNEIIFEKSVEAYSTANPKEIPYIDELTSNIDHDSINNPKTSNLLEHNMELMKALPEIVPKIKRKYK; from the coding sequence ATGAGTAATGGGCGAAAAAACGCGGCAGAGAAAGCTTTTCAAGATAAGTTCGCTGCAAAACTACAACAATATAAATGGAAAGCACCAGATTTTCTTAATGGAAATAAACAAAAGGTTACTGTACAAGATTTAGTAAATCATTGGCGTGGAGAACTGAACCGAATGAATGCGGATGCCTTGGAAAGTGTTCCTTTAACAGACAATGAATTTGCACAAGTGATGGCAAAAGTATCGCAAATTGATAATAGTTATGAAGCGGCAAAGATTTTAGCAATGGAACAATCAACTGGGAAAATTGATGGCATTTATCGAGATGCTCATCCAGACGTAACACGCGAACAAATTACTTTGACCATCTTAAAAAAGGCACAAGTACGTGGTGGAGATTCAAGTTATAATATCGCGAGAGAAGTAGAAACACCGAATGGAAATCGTTTTGATATTGTTTTACTCATTAATGGTCTACCACTTATTAATATTGAGCAAAAGCGTACAGATAAATCGTTAGAAGAAGCATTTAATCAGTTTAAACGTTATTATGCAGATGGTGAATATGTGAATAATTTTATGGCATTTTCACAAATGATGGTGATGACATCAGAAGTAGCTACTCGTTACTTTGCAACACCAAAGTCAATTCAAGCATTTAATCCAAGTTTTGTTTTTCATTGGGCGAATAAGCATAATCAACCAATTAATCATTGGGAAGATGTCATTGGTCACTTCTTAATGATTCCGATGGCACACCAAATGGTTGGTGATTATTTAGTCATTGATGAAGCAAGAGAAGCGGAAAATTGCAAGCATATGCTATTGCGCTCTTATCAAGTACATGCCTTACAAGCTGTCGAAGGTGCTGCCTTAGGGTGGGATAATGAAGATAAAATTCCTCATGGTGGATTTGTTTGGCATACAACAGGTTCAGGTAAAACGATCACGAGTTTTAAAACAGCTCTATTTTTATCAACTAGAGCAGGATTTGATAACGTTGTTTTCTTAGTGGATCGAAAGGAACTCGACAGTCGTACGAGTGATAATTTTAAAGCATATGCACAATACGAATCAGTAACAGTTGATGATACAGCACACACATTTCAATTACGTAAACTCTTGTCATCTCCTAGTACAGGTATCGTTGTAACGACAACGTTTAAATTAAATAATCTTGTGAAAGATTTAATTGAAGCGAAGGACGAAAGTTTAGCAAATAATAAAATCGTCTTTATTATTGATGAAGCTCACAGAACGACAATGGGTGATATGATGGTAACCATTAAAAATTACTTCCGGAAAAATGGTTTGTTTTATGGGTTTACTGGGACACCCTTATTTGATGAGAATAAGATTAAAGGAATGATCAATGAGAAGAGTGAACTCATCGATACAACAGAAAAGCTTTTCGGACCACTATTGCATCAATATACGATAGATGAAGCAATTGCAGATAAAAACGTATTAGGATTTCATGTTGACTACATAAATACCGGAGAGTTTGAAAGTTACGATACATTACGAGAGCAAATTGTTGAATATAAATTAGCTGAACAACCTGACACCCCAAAGAGAAAACTGGAACGACAAGTATATGAACTCTCCGAGTTAGAAGTAGAAAAGGAAGCAAAAAAACGTAAATTATTGTTTTATCATGATGAGACACATATCCCGAGAGTAGTTGAGGAAATATTAAACAACTGGGAAGATCAATCACGACATAAGGTTTTCAATGCCATTTTAACTGTCGCATTCAAACATCGAGTAATTGCTTACTATGAAGAGTTTAAAAAGCAATTAGCGGAACGTGATGATATTGCTATTAACGTGGCGATGACATTTAGTTTTGGAACAGATGCAGATAAAGAACCTACCGATCCAGAATTAATTAAAACGATGTTTAAAGATTATGCAGCTTTCACTGGAATTGAATATGCTTACGGTGATAAGCGAAGGGGTGACGATGCATATTATGAAGATGTCGTTGAACGAGCAACACGAGGTGGAAGTGGTCGAAATCCGAAAAACATTGACCTTGTTATTGTTGCAGATCAGTTACTAACAGGTTATGATTCTAAATTTATTAACGCATTATATGTGGATCGTTCACTTGCACTACAAGGATTAATTCAAGCCTATTCACGCACAAACCGTATCTATGGGAAAGAAAAGGAATTTGGTACGATTGTCAACTTCCAGTACCCAAGAATAACGGAAGAAGCAGTAAATGATGCATTAATTTTATATGGAAGTGGCGGAAAGAGTAGTAAAGCAATTGTAGAACCCTATCCCGTAGCAGTAGATGAATTTGTAAAATACTCACAAGAAGTGATACAGATATTACAAGATCCAACGGCATGGCAAGCCTTAGAAAAAGATGAAGAGGCAAAGGAAATCTTTGTAAAAGCTTTTAAAAAGGCAAACGGTCAACTAAATACGATTCAGCAATATTATGAATTTGCTTGGGTAGATGAAGCATTCGGTATAACAGAACATGAGTGGATGCGTTATGTCGGTGCATATCGTAACGTAACGAGAGATGATAATCCGGACGACGATCCAGAAGAATTACCTGTATTACCTTTAGGTGAAGCAAAGCTAGCTGGTACACAAAAAATAGATGCGTATTATATAATTCAATTAATCGGGGACAAAGCCACTTCGACAAACGGAAAACAAACAGTGGACGCAGAAACATTACGTATTATTTATCAACATATTGAAGAATTAAGTAATATGGGTGATTTTGATCAAGCAGAGCTACTGAAGCAATTTGTTGAAGAGGAATTAGAACCTGGAAATGTAGCGAGTGATGTTAACTTTGATGAAGCATATGAAGAATGGAAGCGGAACAAATTAAAAGGTGAAATTTACAAAGTGTCCCGAGAGTGGGGACTTAATGAAATAATTTTTGAAAAATCGGTAGAAGCCTATTCAACAGCGAATCCAAAGGAAATTCCTTATATCGATGAATTAACAAGTAATATTGATCATGATTCGATTAATAACCCAAAAACTAGTAACCTATTGGAACATAATATGGAGCTCATGAAAGCATTACCGGAGATTGTACCGAAAATTAAAAGGAAGTATAAATAG
- a CDS encoding TetR/AcrR family transcriptional regulator has translation MPKTDRRIERTKSTLIATFQKLVLERGYSKVKVKDIVDEANYNRTTFYVHYDGKEQLAKEMIELEMGRFCYEFCKPVRDNPILDLTKMNPNETDVFQYIKDNSHYYDLLVIQDPIPGIREALLEVLKDIFQNRFSFIGDKASEINADYFTHYRAYGIYGWILEWIRAGYDATPSEMARRIINLLHYHSSLMREVNN, from the coding sequence ATGCCAAAAACAGACCGAAGAATTGAGCGCACGAAATCCACCTTAATAGCAACATTTCAGAAGCTTGTCTTAGAAAGAGGCTATTCCAAAGTTAAAGTAAAAGATATCGTAGACGAAGCCAATTACAATCGCACCACCTTTTACGTCCATTACGACGGCAAAGAGCAATTAGCCAAAGAAATGATCGAACTAGAAATGGGGCGTTTCTGTTATGAATTCTGCAAACCAGTTCGTGATAATCCCATCCTCGACCTAACGAAGATGAACCCAAATGAAACGGATGTATTCCAGTATATAAAAGATAACAGCCATTACTATGACTTGCTTGTTATTCAGGATCCGATACCAGGGATTCGCGAGGCTTTGTTAGAGGTGCTTAAAGATATCTTCCAGAATCGATTTTCCTTTATTGGAGATAAAGCATCTGAGATTAATGCAGATTATTTCACTCATTATAGAGCGTATGGTATTTATGGCTGGATATTGGAGTGGATTAGGGCTGGATATGATGCAACGCCTTCTGAGATGGCTAGGAGGATTATAAATTTGTTGCATTATCATTCTTCTTTGATGAGAGAGGTTAATAATTAA
- a CDS encoding type I restriction-modification system subunit M — translation MITSDDIKSRLWDGANDLRGSMDASRYKDYMLGLMFYKFLSDKTLETFVKTSGAKGNEEEIVQAYEEAYASYGDNLINMIQNVLGYYVLPKHLYQTWLKDIREGTFELEKVTESLQSFERTVATTGDIDDFKGLFSSSTIDLTDTALGSNLNARSKNIRKLIELFADLNMVALQKGDVLGDAYEYLIGQFAMESGKKAGEFYTPRQVSEVMAQIVAKTTEVKSIYDPTVGSGSLLLTVSRYLTEDNRKDLHYYGQEKNTATYNLTRMNLLLHGVRPEKMTVKNGDTLGQDWPENPERPNEGVQFDAVVMNPPYSVKNWNQEDLKVTDPRFEVAGVLPPDSKGDYAFLLHGIFHLGQEGTMAIVLPHGVLFRGGAEGEIRKRLLEKNYIDTVIGLPDKLFTNTGIPVTVLILKKNRKLDDPVLMIDASKSFVKEGKQHVLQEKDIAKIVDTYIERTSEPGYSYLATKKDIIENEYNINIPRYIEVVEEDIAHDVDAHLYGGIPLSQIKKLTVLNEMTKDVLFNALTEVRPGYVELTQSVKDLREEVLTHVDVQNKIKAIKEVTESYMDTYWEKLKTVADVNDIEPLKEEMLSEIKELLKQFNHVNMYDGYQIIAELWENILSQDTEKIAISDFYTVGKTREANMVTKGSGKTKRTEQEGWVGAIVLNELILKELYTEELRDVETQKEALAAINDEINELVEAAKVEESEEAQILGDALNAREDDFTLSAVKAELKKVAKDTGEYVLLDKVRKLLDERVSLNKAIREKEKELTEQVEERIENLTNEEIDQLIYKKWFGQLTGDIIKLVEAPLKNELDILKELKERYADTLETIEEESKSLEAQFEAMLEELVVTE, via the coding sequence ATGATTACATCAGATGATATTAAAAGTAGACTATGGGACGGTGCTAATGACCTTCGTGGTTCTATGGATGCGAGTCGTTATAAAGATTATATGCTAGGATTAATGTTCTATAAGTTCCTTAGTGATAAAACACTTGAAACATTTGTCAAAACAAGCGGTGCTAAAGGGAATGAGGAAGAAATTGTCCAAGCTTATGAAGAGGCCTATGCAAGTTATGGGGACAATCTCATCAATATGATTCAAAATGTCCTTGGTTATTATGTTTTACCTAAACACTTATATCAGACGTGGTTAAAAGATATTCGTGAAGGCACATTTGAATTAGAGAAGGTAACAGAGAGCTTACAAAGTTTTGAACGTACTGTTGCTACAACTGGAGATATCGATGATTTTAAAGGACTTTTTTCTAGTTCTACGATTGATCTTACTGACACTGCTTTAGGAAGCAACTTGAATGCTCGAAGTAAAAATATCCGTAAATTAATTGAATTATTCGCCGATCTAAATATGGTTGCACTTCAAAAAGGTGATGTGTTAGGAGATGCTTACGAATACTTAATCGGGCAGTTTGCGATGGAATCGGGAAAAAAAGCTGGAGAGTTCTATACGCCACGTCAAGTAAGTGAAGTCATGGCACAAATTGTTGCCAAAACGACGGAAGTAAAATCGATTTATGACCCTACTGTTGGTTCGGGTTCATTACTTTTAACGGTTAGTCGATATTTAACAGAAGATAACCGAAAAGATCTCCATTATTATGGGCAAGAAAAAAATACGGCTACATATAACTTAACACGAATGAATCTATTATTACATGGGGTTCGACCAGAAAAAATGACGGTGAAAAATGGCGATACACTAGGACAAGATTGGCCTGAGAATCCAGAACGCCCAAACGAGGGTGTTCAGTTTGATGCGGTCGTGATGAACCCACCATACTCAGTTAAAAATTGGAATCAAGAAGACTTAAAAGTAACAGACCCGCGATTTGAAGTTGCAGGAGTGTTACCACCAGATTCTAAAGGTGATTATGCCTTTTTATTACACGGCATATTCCATTTAGGTCAAGAAGGTACGATGGCAATTGTACTTCCACATGGTGTATTATTCCGTGGAGGGGCAGAAGGGGAAATTCGTAAACGACTATTAGAGAAAAACTATATTGATACAGTCATTGGCTTGCCAGATAAACTGTTTACCAATACAGGCATTCCTGTAACGGTGTTGATTTTGAAAAAGAACCGAAAGTTAGATGACCCTGTTCTTATGATTGATGCTTCTAAATCGTTTGTAAAAGAAGGAAAGCAACACGTCTTACAAGAGAAGGATATCGCTAAAATTGTTGATACATATATCGAACGGACGAGTGAACCAGGGTATAGTTATCTTGCAACAAAAAAAGACATCATAGAAAATGAATATAACATAAATATCCCACGTTATATTGAAGTGGTCGAAGAAGATATTGCCCATGATGTAGATGCACATTTGTATGGCGGTATTCCGTTAAGCCAGATTAAAAAACTAACTGTGCTAAACGAGATGACGAAAGATGTTTTATTTAATGCGCTTACTGAAGTACGTCCAGGCTATGTGGAATTAACACAATCAGTAAAAGATTTAAGAGAAGAAGTGCTAACACATGTAGACGTACAAAATAAAATTAAGGCAATAAAAGAAGTAACAGAGTCCTATATGGATACATATTGGGAAAAGTTAAAAACAGTGGCTGACGTGAACGATATTGAACCGTTAAAAGAAGAAATGTTATCGGAAATTAAAGAGCTATTAAAACAATTTAATCACGTTAATATGTATGATGGTTATCAAATTATTGCGGAGTTATGGGAAAATATACTATCCCAAGATACAGAGAAAATTGCTATTAGTGACTTTTACACAGTCGGAAAAACACGCGAAGCGAATATGGTTACAAAAGGTTCTGGTAAAACAAAGCGAACAGAACAAGAAGGTTGGGTTGGAGCAATTGTACTGAATGAACTTATATTAAAGGAACTCTATACAGAAGAACTACGTGATGTGGAAACACAAAAAGAAGCTTTAGCAGCTATTAATGATGAAATAAATGAACTCGTTGAAGCGGCAAAAGTAGAAGAAAGTGAAGAAGCGCAAATCTTAGGAGATGCTTTAAATGCTAGAGAAGACGACTTTACTTTATCAGCAGTAAAAGCAGAATTAAAGAAAGTTGCTAAAGATACGGGTGAATATGTTTTATTAGACAAGGTAAGAAAACTATTGGATGAAAGAGTATCTTTAAACAAAGCAATTAGAGAAAAAGAAAAGGAATTAACTGAACAAGTTGAAGAAAGAATTGAAAACTTAACGAATGAAGAAATCGATCAACTGATATATAAAAAGTGGTTTGGTCAATTAACAGGAGACATAATAAAACTTGTAGAAGCACCTCTTAAAAATGAGCTGGATATATTGAAAGAATTAAAGGAAAGATATGCTGATACGTTAGAAACCATTGAAGAAGAAAGTAAATCACTAGAAGCACAATTTGAAGCAATGCTTGAAGAACTGGTGGTGACTGAGTAA
- a CDS encoding N-6 DNA methylase, with product MENRINDLLRVVSETRGDGKQEPYSQFIALYLSQKLRKMGFEEILTNIEDEKVKWALKDFYEDNSNLIEKFKQISILSEKEWLEIVEQTLIFDNSENTIQKTPISIIKLVDRLLDIHNKDSVLDICSGLGFTLAQLSMEKDVALMGVEINPQAYIHSKLLLDMLNKDTSNIILGNALKTDISVFGANKVFINGPLGLRVSKDIYDEVLNKKISGTAYEELIPNYDSTWLFVLDAVLHSNFEKVVVVMNEAPMVNNRDALIRKQLLKDGLIEAVIDLPGGLLDYSGIPVSLLVLSKNNSSVSFVDATKMGTKTRHKTVLKDDDIKEIIKAIEVIGPLSKTCKFEVIENEDFILSSKRYLIPDLPYENTVQLKDVVKTINRGAMISNNNLKEIESETPTPYQYLALNSFTNGIVNKKLPFIKKIDPSLEKHVIKNDSLIISKMSPFKVASIEQKEKQILVNGNLYFLEIDENKINTKYLEAYLQSELGMRELQKYEKGTVMKTLSIRDLEKIMIPVLTEEEQNKIGKAYDLLKREQKVTLERIKRIEEEKNKIMEVR from the coding sequence TTGGAGAACAGAATCAATGATTTATTAAGAGTAGTTAGTGAAACAAGAGGAGATGGCAAACAGGAACCTTACTCACAGTTTATTGCTTTATATTTAAGTCAAAAGTTGCGAAAAATGGGATTCGAGGAGATACTCACGAATATTGAAGATGAAAAAGTAAAATGGGCCTTAAAAGATTTTTATGAGGATAATAGTAATCTAATAGAAAAATTTAAACAGATATCAATACTATCAGAGAAGGAATGGCTAGAGATTGTAGAACAAACATTAATATTTGATAATAGTGAGAACACTATACAAAAAACGCCTATCAGTATTATAAAATTAGTAGATCGACTACTTGATATTCATAATAAAGATTCAGTACTTGATATTTGCTCAGGATTAGGTTTTACATTGGCGCAATTGTCGATGGAAAAAGATGTAGCACTAATGGGTGTAGAAATTAATCCACAGGCGTATATTCATTCGAAACTATTACTAGACATGCTGAATAAAGATACATCAAATATTATTTTAGGTAATGCACTCAAAACTGATATCAGTGTATTCGGAGCAAACAAGGTATTTATAAATGGACCACTCGGACTTAGGGTGTCAAAAGATATATATGATGAAGTACTTAATAAAAAAATTAGTGGGACAGCATACGAAGAATTAATTCCTAATTATGATAGTACTTGGTTATTCGTATTAGATGCGGTTTTACATTCAAACTTTGAAAAAGTAGTAGTTGTAATGAATGAAGCTCCAATGGTTAATAATCGTGATGCCCTAATTCGAAAACAATTATTAAAAGATGGTTTAATTGAAGCAGTCATAGATCTCCCGGGGGGGTTATTGGATTATTCAGGCATACCAGTAAGTTTGCTTGTTTTAAGTAAAAATAATTCGAGTGTTTCATTTGTCGATGCGACAAAAATGGGCACTAAAACACGACATAAAACAGTTTTAAAAGATGACGATATTAAAGAAATCATTAAAGCAATTGAGGTTATTGGACCATTAAGTAAAACTTGCAAATTTGAAGTTATAGAAAATGAAGATTTTATATTATCTTCAAAACGCTATTTAATTCCAGATTTACCTTATGAAAATACAGTACAATTAAAAGATGTTGTCAAAACAATTAATCGTGGTGCAATGATTTCTAATAATAATTTAAAGGAAATAGAGTCGGAAACACCTACACCATACCAATATTTAGCTTTGAACAGTTTTACAAATGGTATAGTGAATAAGAAGTTGCCATTTATAAAGAAAATTGATCCATCATTAGAAAAACATGTAATAAAAAATGATTCATTAATTATATCTAAAATGTCTCCATTTAAAGTGGCATCTATTGAACAAAAAGAAAAACAAATATTAGTTAACGGTAACTTATACTTTTTAGAGATTGATGAAAATAAAATCAATACAAAGTACCTTGAAGCTTATTTGCAAAGTGAATTAGGTATGAGAGAACTACAGAAATACGAAAAAGGAACCGTGATGAAGACTTTAAGTATTAGAGATTTAGAAAAAATTATGATTCCAGTGCTGACAGAAGAGGAACAAAACAAAATTGGAAAAGCATATGATTTATTGAAGAGAGAACAAAAAGTTACTTTGGAGAGAATTAAGCGAATTGAAGAAGAAAAGAATAAAATTATGGAGGTGAGGTAG
- a CDS encoding NAD(P)-dependent alcohol dehydrogenase: protein MEIQAMLTTEESDFNKQTLQLDEPKADEVLVRIVASGVCHTDATVLDGSLPVPYPAVLGHEGSGIVERVGSNVITVEPGDHVVLGFSYCGHCDNCLEGNAGGCENMMELNFAGKNKYGVSPIHKEEQEVSQFFGQSSFATYSTVDEKNVVKIDKEADLRLLGPLGCGLMTGSGTVLNSLAPEAGTSFVVFGTGAVGLSGMMAAKIAGCYPIIAVDIHDSRLELAKELGATHIINSKNEDAAEKIKEITGKGAHYSLETTGVPEVTLAAIRCLRVKGECATVAVGKRDLTINVTNEIMTKAVTLKGVVEGDAVPQLIIPKLVKFYQNGQFPFDKLVKFYEMDDIQQAFEDSANGSTIKPILIIDKEYQA, encoded by the coding sequence ATGGAAATCCAAGCAATGTTAACTACTGAAGAGAGCGATTTCAACAAGCAGACACTGCAGTTGGATGAGCCAAAAGCTGATGAGGTATTGGTGCGTATTGTTGCTTCGGGTGTTTGTCATACAGATGCAACTGTACTTGATGGCTCGCTGCCAGTACCATATCCGGCTGTACTAGGACATGAAGGTTCAGGGATTGTTGAAAGAGTAGGCAGCAATGTTATTACTGTTGAACCAGGGGATCATGTCGTACTTGGATTCAGTTATTGCGGTCATTGTGATAACTGTCTGGAAGGTAATGCTGGCGGCTGTGAAAACATGATGGAGCTTAACTTCGCAGGTAAAAACAAATATGGTGTATCACCAATTCATAAAGAGGAACAAGAAGTGTCACAGTTCTTCGGTCAATCTTCTTTCGCTACGTACAGCACAGTAGATGAGAAGAACGTTGTGAAAATCGATAAAGAGGCTGACCTTCGTCTATTAGGGCCACTTGGCTGCGGTCTAATGACAGGCAGTGGTACTGTCTTGAACTCCCTTGCTCCAGAAGCTGGGACAAGCTTTGTTGTATTCGGTACAGGAGCTGTAGGTCTATCTGGTATGATGGCTGCGAAAATCGCGGGCTGCTACCCAATCATCGCTGTTGATATCCATGACAGCCGTTTGGAATTAGCGAAAGAGCTTGGCGCAACACATATTATCAATAGCAAAAACGAAGATGCCGCTGAGAAAATCAAAGAAATCACTGGAAAAGGCGCGCACTACTCCTTGGAAACAACAGGTGTTCCAGAAGTAACACTAGCTGCAATCCGCTGCTTACGTGTCAAAGGTGAATGTGCGACAGTTGCCGTTGGTAAACGTGACCTAACTATCAACGTTACCAATGAAATCATGACAAAAGCTGTAACACTGAAAGGTGTTGTAGAAGGCGATGCGGTACCGCAATTGATCATTCCAAAACTAGTGAAGTTCTATCAAAACGGTCAATTCCCATTCGATAAATTGGTGAAATTCTATGAAATGGATGATATCCAGCAAGCATTTGAGGATTCAGCGAATGGATCTACTATCAAACCAATTCTAATTATTGATAAAGAATACCAAGCTTAA
- a CDS encoding restriction endonuclease subunit S: protein MEQKNSFPKRRFEGFTNDWELRKLGELAEVKDSARISNKLWEEKGIPYLRSSDLANEKLQGELFISKETYEGFVLKTGAPQKGDVLFTSGGKVGVVYHKEDESPVYVQGGAILYIKTSTSKLLDGSFMSIYFMSPRMQKYMDVASSGGTIKHFTLKPANASPIKFPYLIEQQKIGKFFKILDERIANQERMIAKVKALKSAYLTEMLPQEGETLPKRRFEGFEEKWVRRRVGDIFQVTRGNVLSTTKIEKKQSKISHYPVYSSQTQNNGLLGYYSDYLFDTAITWTTDGANAGTVNYREGKFYSTNVNGVLISKEGYACKAVAEILDLKAWKHVSKIGNPKLMNNVMSNIEILISNNIKELEMLSLFFTNLDDQIKTEEKKLEKLKKMKEAYLEEMFV, encoded by the coding sequence ATGGAACAAAAGAATTCATTTCCAAAGAGAAGGTTCGAAGGGTTTACGAATGATTGGGAACTGCGTAAGTTAGGAGAACTAGCAGAAGTAAAAGATAGCGCGAGGATCTCAAATAAATTATGGGAAGAAAAAGGCATTCCCTATCTAAGATCCAGTGATTTAGCAAATGAAAAGTTACAAGGTGAACTATTTATTTCTAAAGAGACCTATGAAGGATTCGTGTTAAAAACTGGTGCGCCACAAAAGGGAGATGTTTTATTTACCAGTGGTGGGAAAGTTGGAGTTGTGTATCACAAAGAAGACGAATCACCAGTGTATGTGCAGGGTGGGGCTATTCTATATATAAAGACATCGACCTCAAAGTTGTTAGATGGCTCTTTTATGAGTATTTATTTTATGAGTCCAAGAATGCAAAAGTATATGGATGTTGCATCTTCAGGTGGGACAATTAAACACTTCACTTTAAAACCTGCAAATGCTTCGCCTATAAAGTTTCCATATTTAATTGAACAACAAAAAATCGGTAAATTTTTTAAGATTTTAGATGAAAGAATTGCAAATCAAGAAAGAATGATTGCTAAAGTAAAAGCATTAAAGTCTGCCTATTTAACCGAAATGTTACCACAAGAAGGCGAAACCCTACCGAAAAGAAGATTTGAGGGATTTGAAGAGAAATGGGTAAGACGAAGAGTAGGGGATATATTTCAAGTGACAAGAGGTAATGTACTTTCAACAACAAAAATCGAAAAAAAACAGAGTAAGATTTCACATTATCCGGTATATTCCTCACAAACCCAAAATAATGGTCTATTGGGTTATTATTCTGATTATTTATTTGACACAGCTATTACCTGGACTACTGATGGGGCTAATGCGGGTACAGTTAATTACAGAGAAGGTAAATTCTATAGTACAAATGTTAATGGTGTCCTTATTTCTAAAGAAGGATATGCTTGTAAAGCTGTCGCTGAAATACTTGATTTAAAGGCATGGAAACATGTTTCTAAGATTGGAAATCCAAAGCTTATGAATAATGTAATGTCAAACATAGAAATACTTATTTCAAACAATATAAAAGAGCTAGAAATGTTATCGTTGTTCTTTACAAACTTAGATGATCAAATTAAAACAGAAGAAAAAAAGCTAGAAAAACTAAAGAAAATGAAAGAGGCTTATTTAGAAGAAATGTTTGTGTAG
- the cdiI gene encoding ribonuclease toxin immunity protein CdiI, translating into MNVYEEFIEKMKQNNLTKEAVIDVLNLYVNGRNFLQHLEEFKNKEGERREYNGIIYSEEYDPDEEEYFGENKVLFYSGDGEDDYDIVNYDELYHYINAACNFYIEKNPEKKEVIEDLSMKIKAKYAIK; encoded by the coding sequence ATGAACGTATATGAAGAATTTATTGAGAAGATGAAACAAAATAATTTGACTAAAGAGGCAGTAATAGATGTTTTGAACCTTTATGTAAATGGACGTAACTTTCTACAGCATTTAGAAGAATTTAAAAATAAAGAGGGAGAGCGCCGTGAGTATAATGGAATAATTTATTCAGAGGAATATGATCCAGATGAAGAGGAGTACTTTGGAGAAAATAAAGTTTTATTTTATTCTGGCGACGGTGAAGATGATTACGATATTGTGAATTATGACGAATTGTACCACTATATAAATGCTGCATGTAATTTTTATATAGAAAAAAATCCAGAGAAGAAAGAAGTTATTGAAGATTTGTCTATGAAGATCAAAGCAAAATATGCTATCAAATAA